The window ATACAAAAGATACGACTGTTTTAAGAATCCAAAACGTAGTTCATTGAGTTTTAGGGAATCTTATTTGATTCATCGTAGTACGTGTTTCTCTGAtttcgaaaatataaagaacgtccaaaacgaaGTTCGTATACAAAAGATATGACCGTTTTAAGAATCTAAAACCAATATAAtactgatttttttaaaattgCTAAAACCGCATCTATCCATTGAGGGACTTGCATGCCTCAAATGAAAATTACGAAAGCATTTTTGGACTCAGGCTATGGCCTAATATTTGATTCTATATTTGAAATATacttttttgtaaaaatatttagAAAAGTAAATAATCAGACATTTTTAGCTTAATTAAACGTGAAACTTTAAACGTCATTTCACAGAGAGATTAGTATAACATAATTCAATTATGTCTTCTTTTTTGGAATCACCACAACCTAAACATTAAACAGATACTTTTATAAAATTAATATGAATTTGTACGATGGCACGAAAATCAAGATATACATCacgataaataaatatatataaaatatattgtagTTATTATTGTGAATAATGTTTATAAGCTGTATAATGAAAATGccactatatatgtatatatatttttcttgTCGTATGCGACTTCAAAAGATCTAAATTAGTTGTGTAATCACAATGCATATGTTATATAATTGAAATTATATAACaacagtgtatatatatatatatatatatatatatatatatatatatatatatatatatatatatatatatatataatgtcatGTAACATTTCCAAAATACCAATTATTGATATACTAGTGgtgtacccgcgcaaagcgggGCCGCCAAATAGTTTCCGGTTGGTAATTAACTCATTTCATTGAATAGTTTCCTTGCGGCAAtttgatcaaaccataaaaaCAGTTAAGTATTAAACAAGATACAAAATATTGTTAATTCTTTCATTTCTACAATTACACGTTGATAAATAAATTTATGTGTTACTTCcttataaatatcaaatctacaATCATGAATGTTTGTTCTTTTAGATCACCAATGGATAAAAGTCGATGCATAAATATAATGACATGTTTTGCAATAAACATCAAATGATTATACACGATACATATTGTAACAATTGTAAAATAATGAGTTCTTAATTGTACCTTATTAATCACATAAGACTTCTTTGTACACTAAGTTTGATGTGTAGATTGCATCATGATCGAATATTTTTTTTTGGCTTTACTAATAACTTTGTATCCACACATGACATTCCTCTGGATAATGCCACATAAAGTTGGCCATGTGAGAATACTGATTCTAGTAGATAAACTCCCATGTTTGGAATTGTTTGTCCTTGAGATTTATTGATTGTCATCGAGAAACTAAGGTGAAGTAGAAATTGCTTTTTCTTCAATTTGAATGGGAGCATCTCATTATCAGACAGACATAGACATAGAGGAGTTCTTGGCAAAAACACTCTTTTTCCAAAATGCTGACCAACAGCTATTTCTGCATCAATGACATATTGCTGGAAAGATCTACATATCAATCTGGTCTAATTACATAATCCATTCGATGGATCGATATTTCGAAATAGTATTATTGGGCAACCAGTTTTTAACCGAAGATAATGAGGGGGAAGGCCACTAACATTCAGTGAGTTCAAGAACTTCGTTGGATATAAGTTATTACTATCGTCTCCCACCTCATCATAACTGTAGTAAACTTTTTTCTCTCCCAAAAACTgtttgattagtgtctaaggctgtaactatatttggtaagtacttgacccagttgtgcatggtccttttgggttgccttcaccatagcaacttgatagggtgatttagagagaagagatattattattaatgtattataagaataatatgttaagagaataataatattatttgattaatataagtcataaattgattatgaattaatttggtgacttaaagagattaattgaataaaggggtataaactgtcaaatgtgtgatagttgtattttgagctaagaatccttatggatatgggttggatgattttagggatatggatcacctagaaatcgtccaaggccttatctaggaaaggatttggattgctttgaggctaagttatctaattagagttttagggtgaaaccctaggagctcacagtataaatagacccatagggttgaggaaatcagcACCCTTGTGATtagagtaaccctagagccgatttccctcttcctcatctctctcaaatcatcttcttgctagttggtgtttgtaagccattagaggagtgacatttgtgactctaagctctaagaagaagaaggttttcaagcaagtaactcaaggtattattctagatctgttttcatatggtttaattattagcttacattagatctagccatgaaagtcttggatatgttgcatgttcaattagtgaaacctagatccaagctatagggttgtatgtgcacatacgtaaagttcttatgtccaaaacccatcacatttgGTCATTTATCTCATCAACACTTTCATTATTACCTGTCAATATTACCCTAGAAATGATAAATTCTAAATCAGCTTTGTTGGATTGCAGAGAAGGAAAGATTGCATCAATAAGAGCATCTACTGAGTTAGCCTTATTAGTGTACTTAATATCTATGTCATCATGTATACGAATAAATCTCTCGTCCATTCTTTCCccaatttccatcaccaacttgTAATAAAAAAATCATGAAACGACGGGTCAGTTAGTTACTGGTCTTATGTTGATAGTTAACCGAAGCCTTTAAATCGATGGCCAAAGAGGTGACATTCGTAAGCTAGAGTCTTCAATTTGTGCTCGTGTGCCATGTTTAACAACCGACAACACCTGTCTAAATTCACCTCCCATAATCCTTATCTTTCCACCGAATAAGAGTTTCTCACCTGTGATGTCTTGGATTGTTCGATCAACTGCCTCCACTTCTTGCCTCTTAGCTATTGATGCTTCATCCCATATGATTACCTTTGCCTCACGAAGTAGATGAGCTGCCCCACTTTGTTTATTGATTTTGCACATCGAGTTATTGTCAAGATTGGGAGGAATTTTAAATCGTGAGTGGGTTGTTCTCCCTCCTGGTATGTTATTAGTCGCAACACCTGACATAGTTGTCGTAAGTGAAATGAGACCACAGGCACAGGTATTGGCTAATAAAGCTCTGTACAAAAACATCTTTCTAGTTGCACCATGACCATCTATGAAGAACACACCCATAATGTTTTCTTCCACGTGCCTTATTATCTGATCATATGCAAATTTCCAGTTAGGATTGAGGGAGTCTTTTGCATGTAAGTCTTTGTTTTCCACAGGTATAGAGTATTCTTCTTGCACCTCACGACAACCTTTGGCTTGTAAATTAACATTTTCATTCAAATCTAAAAGACCGTAATCACTAAGTATCTTTCCAAAAGATTGTAGGATAATTCTGATGTCGATGAGGACCATATTCTAGCCTCATTCAGAACACGCGTATTGTTTCCTATAATCTTCAGAAAAAGAATCATAGTGGTCACGCCATAACTTACGAACATGACCCAGTTCACAAAAAACCAATATCATAGCAAATAGACTTCTAAGGGCATTGGGGAATTGAAATAAGGAAGCCTCTGCATGACATTGGGACAAGTTATCATCACTCTCTATTAATCCTCCCTCAAGAGCCGCATTTTGAAATGTAGGATGTAATACACCGTTGGTTGTGTATATATCTTCACAATAAGTAGGCCCAGTAATACGGCATAAAAGCAGGCGTAGGTAGTACCTCTATCCTTCAGCTGGATTAGCATAAACAAGTCTTCCTATCATTGATTTTATTTTCTGGGGACTACAATGATGTGTGCTCATATTCCATGTAAAATGGTTGGGTAAATCCTTGTACATATATTTTCTAGCATTGGAGTCTTCTTTatttttctcaaaaaataaagtcaagattGAATTCTTATCTTTCTCCCTTTCAACAGTATCTTCCAATCTATCACCATATTTGAACCTAACTAACTGTTGATTCGACAAATGTATTTTCAAATCCATCACACAAGGGTGGATCTGAGAAAGTGGAAAGCTAAAAATCTGCCACATCGCCTTAGGGGGGAATACAAAACACGCATCTTGAAACCTACATATTTCATTAATCATGTCATTTGCTCTATCTTGAtcaatatggaaaacttgtttATCACGACCCTTATAAAGATACTTGAAGATGTACTTCACAGATTTTATATCGAACAAACCTCAACATTGATATGACAATTGAACATCATTAGCAACTTTGGGTTGTATGGAGCCACCCATATATTATCCAATTTAATTTGTATTGCTTCTATTCACCTCAATTCCATTATTTCTCCTTCTATATAGTGGATATGAGTCTTCTCCTCGTGATGTTTTTTCGTTGAATTTCCTAGGTTACCTGAAACGACATTTTTTGGGCACACCCTCCATACATGGACTTTTTTCTCGTAAACTACCACAAGCATCATGAATCATATGATTTTTAACCAAATCATGCATTGGGAGATACTTAAATGGATCTGGAATTTCGGCGCACATGATTTTGTTATAATTGTCTGGATTGGTCATCTTATGTGCATATTCTATTATTAGGAGGAAATGTGCATGTGGCAATCCACGCTTTTAAAAATCTACCACATATACATGTGCTCATACCTTACCAATGATATTCCTCCTCAATAATTGTACCTTGAGATCCTCTACTTTTGCACAAAAAACTCTTGTAACAAGATCTAGTCGATCTTGCGCTATTTATCTGGGGCAATAACTCATGTACAATTTCTTTtcaatttgggttgcatgtcCTTGTAACGAATATATCATGACTCCCATCCTCTTGAActaaggtcatggcatccaaaaaTTGCTTTCGCATGTCACGTGGGCCTCCGATGAAACTTGAAGGTAAGACAACTCGTTCTCCAACCATACTTGTTTGACCCTCACTGACATTAAAGCAATCAacaataccttgatataaatcaaCTCTAATTTTGGTTtggttttcttttcaaaaaatcaAACATGAAGTCTCAATCTTCATGTACCTATCTACCACAAATTGTTGGAAGAATCCCCTTCCTAATAGAATTATGTTATTATTTGAACGTATCTGGAACTTGTATCAATAGTACCCGCGCATAGTTACAGTATTCCTACCTCTTGTTGAATTAGAATTTGCGATATTATAATTTACATTATACTTATAAAGTTTTTTATGTGTACGATTAAGGTAATAGTTGTTATTTgtaataaaaatgtaaaatataatttaatgCATACCTTCAAAATCATCGTCATTGTTTTCATTTTTAGTAATAATCTCATCTATGGAGACTTCCTGTATTGATATTTTAGGATGCCATCCAGAATCTCCGTTAGGAAAGGATAAAGGATAAGACAATGGATCATAACAACCATAGTGAGTTTGAATAGTTTTAGTATGGTCTGACCTCCCATACATAATAATACTTCTCTTATATGCAGTGTGTTATCATTTCCTTCAACCCAAGTACCAACAACCTATGTAAATGTGCGGTTCAATAACACAAATAATATCTATATCTTTCATAATAAATATGAgacattttattttaaataacatAAAGATAAGTAATAGCATTTACACCTCAGATGTGGTCGCCTTAACGTACACCCTCTGGTCAAGTTCCACAGATGGATTCAGAGTCACTCTATAATTGTCAAGTGAAGCTAGTTCTCAAGGACGTCGAAATGTTCTAACATATCGGTTCGAAGAAAGAATACGAGTAAGTTTTACAATGATTTTCCTATCAACATTCGGGTgcttagctctctctctctctctctctctctctctctctctgataaTACATTTTGACCATCATAAAAGTAGAATTGCAAGTACTTCGACTCGCCTTCCCTTAGAATTAGCTGAACAATATTATGATAGAATGTTCTGTGCGTACAAAAAGTATATACTCCATAAGTCATATTTGCCAATTCTTTATCCACCTTAACACCTAATGATGTGaatgaaaaatttgagttgtacGCCCTTATGTTGTACCTGAAAAATTCTTCTAGTATATCTTGCTTTGTGAATAGTTGGAGAAATTCTGTGGGAATAGGGGAGTATGCTAGTTTTGTCTTCCCATTCATGTAACAAAAGGTAGGGAATTCGAATTGTATTCGTTTTGCTCCACAATGAACACAAGGATTCTGAGCTTTTAAGACACGATGTTCCATAGGGATGTTTTTATAAACAAAATCATATGGATCCTCCTGGAGGGGTATACTCTAACCGCTCTTAGCCTATTTCGTTCCTTTCTTCATTGATAATATTCTTTGTTATAAGTACTCGTCTTTTGAGTCACACTTATAGGAGCGACCTCAACCGTCTCCAATGTATTGTCTGTCAACAGTGTTGTAGATTGGCTGGCTCCTTCATCGTTAGCTATCTTTCTCATTTTGTTGTCCTTCTGTCTTGCATAATAGTTGTTATTGTATCTTTTTCGATTTTCTAcaataataatttttttgatgAATATATACATAATATGAATGTAAATATATAATACATACATGTGTGTTTGTATACCTTTTTGTTAATCAgtaccatgtttgcaaacatcaTGATTTTCAATTTCCTTTTCCATAATCCTCATTGCATACTGAAATAAAAATGTAGAGAATAAGAATTTAATAGAAGGTATAAGATAAGAGTGGCGTAGGAaaggaatttgaaatttgaatctTATAACCTAATGCTTTCAACATTAAAACCTACCTTAGATAAAATTGTCACCAAAAAATAATCTTAAATTAATATAAGGTCAAAttcaaaataaacataaaaaatctAGTTAGGTaaaattatcacaaaaaatttcaacATATAAAACCTACCTTAGACAAAACTATCACCAAAATTTTATCTTAATTTAATATAAGGTCAAATCcaaaataaaaacacaaaaaacaaaaatagaaaaacattcACCAACGAATGTTTGACAACCAAATAGATCAACTCTTAAACAAAAACACATTGAAAATACGACAAATCAACCACAAAATGTCTCACACAGAATTAAAGATTCTTCTTGGCATATGTCTGAAGTTAGCTGCTTCCGACATCATCGATTTGAATACTATGTTGGTTAACTCGGTTGAATTTAAAATGTTTAATGTATATaggataataattaaaaaaaggttTGACTTAGTTAATTTTATATTACTATAAGtatgaaaatttcaaaaataaaaatcccACTTACTTGCAGCCAAATGAACCAACTTTAACCAAGAAGCATATATTATGTAGTTTCTCTTCAACGCATAATATATCATCACAATTTGGTGGCGTGTCCATTCCGTTATATGTAGCTTAACCTTTATTATATTCACCCTATTCATTTAAAAGTATGGTCAGAATTTGTTTAATGAATATGTGTTAGTAAAGATATATTTTATGTGTATAACCGATAAACTTgtggtctatcttggagaaacaAAGTGAACGAAGTTAATTCCTTTCGATGGCCAAACATACGTGAGTAGTTTACTTTTCCCCAAACGATTTTTCCAACAACATCTAAAAatcaatacatttaaaaaatattaacttttattttaaaaattagaaTATGGTTATAAAAAACAAATTAGTAATTTAATATAACGATCATCATTTTTTTCTGGATATCCTATCCTCTTGTAGAGACCTGATAGAGGAAACCAATGGATAAACCGAAAATCATAAATTAGTAGTATAGGACCATCGATTAAACCGTGTGCTAGTGCTTATGCGAATAAACCAATCATCACGGCTCAAATTGTATCCTTGATATCTCAGAAACTCATAGTAGGTTGGTTCAatttggaaatggttcaaagagaACACACCTCCCAGTAGATTCTCTCCAAAAAAGGCATCAATTGTGGAGGAACAACTCACACCTTCTTATCTCTTTAATAGACAAGATAATTAGTTAAATaaattacttatatatatatatatatatatatatatatatatatatatatatatatatatatatatatatatatattaccataaAAATAAAGTATAACTAACATTTTAAACTCACATTTCGATCAATAAGGATAATGAACAATTTGTTCGATGTAACATCTCTCCAAAAGAACTCTACTCGGACGGTTGTTAAATTATACCATAAATGAGGCCTTAGTAGCAATGAAAAGTTATCAACATAAGTGTGTGCATCCATGATTCTACAAAAATATTCAAAAAATGTTGTATTTACAATTTTATTAATTAGATATAATTtaatgtgaaaatattaacattTACATAAAACTGTaaatgtttatatgataaattatTGATATGTTTATCTTATATACAAGTCTCATTCTTAGGAGGAAACATGTATGTATTAATTGTTTGGTTTGCCTTAACTATACccttataatattaaaatattatcaaTGTCATTTGAGTGGGTTTTGTGTTCAACCAAACATTAGatttgaattaattttaaatGAGAATGTATTTCAGATATCAATGATCCATGTAATGTAAAAACCTTCTATGGGAAAGAATTACCGATGAAGCAGTAGAGGTCGTTGAAGAAGAAAATGATATaattcatattttaattttaCAAATATAAATAAGGTTATTGCAAATCAATGCAATCCTCACATTAGGACCATATTGCCCTTGTACATTGTtgttatattaataaaattcaatttttacagTTTTAGGACCATATTGCTCTGCACATTGCTTTTATATTAATAGAATTTAATTTTTACTATTTTGAGGACCATATTGCCTCTGCAcactatttttataataaaaaaaatcgatttttacaGTTTTAGGATCACATTATTAAAAATTAGTTTTTATAGTTTTAGGACGATCTTGCCCTTGCACATTGTTTTTATATTACTAAAATTCATTTTTACCAGTTTTAGGACGATATTGCCCTTGCAtaatgtttttatatttaaaaaattgaatttttaaagttttagGACGATATTTCCCTTACACattgtttttatattaaaaaacttCAATTTATATGAAAAAGGTTATAATAGTAAAACGAAAAAATGGTATATTCTCTTGAAGTATATATACTGAAATTAATTAGTAAAAATGaaaatacacatacacataaaaaaaatatgttgaagTCTTTACTTTTACAGACATAAAAATAGAAAGAGACATTCACTCAAATACACAAGCACATAATGTctcaacatatacatatacaaaccaTACATATATACGATGTCACAAACaaatacatacacacatatatacatgTATTATCTGAGACAGAAGAATTTTATCATTACAAACAGAATAAGTTTATCACTTCAAATAGAAGAGAGAAGAAGATTATCATTTGAAACGAAAGAAGTGTATCGCTTCATACTAAAAATAGAACAAAAATTAGGAGTAGAATTAAAGTTAATAAGCAAATCAGACCTAGTCCTACGGGGTGTTGTTCCTTGCCAGGTGTCACACTCATGATGTATTCCACATTTAAAAGTGCAACGGGTTCACTTTTGTGCATGGAAGTTGGAATTGGCATTCTGTTTGCTACTACCATATCCTGCATAAACAAGTATGTAACACAATAATTTATAAGATCTTattttaaaagaataataaatTTTCAGTAATCTTCATGAAAACATTCCTGATTAACTGTTGAAACAAAAGGATACTAAAAACCTATAGTTTTTAAATGTTATATACTTTCCAGCAAAAGATACTAAATGACACCCTTTTAGTATTTGCCTTGGGAATAGATTTTTacagtttttaaaagaaaatataatgaTTAGTAACCGTTCATAATTTCATATTTGTTCTTATATTATGGAAAACTTCTAAAAATTCCAACAAAACATCttaaaaaatagtaaaaaatatgttttgattactttTTTAAGATCGGGTATGACTGGTTGACAATCAAactaatttttcatattttatttgtCACTGAACTGTTTGTTTGTATGagcaattaaaaaaattattattttttgtttcttCCGACCTAGTTTATTTATACAAACTTAGATATTTTTTAAATCTTAAAAGTTTGTAAGTAatctaaaaaataaaatttaatgaaACATACATGTAAGGGTAAAAAAAATCAGAAGCATGATGAATCTTTTAGAT of the Lactuca sativa cultivar Salinas chromosome 6, Lsat_Salinas_v11, whole genome shotgun sequence genome contains:
- the LOC111894205 gene encoding uncharacterized protein LOC111894205 — its product is MVLIDIRIILQSFGKILSDYGLLDLNENVNLQAKGCREVQEEYSIPVENKDLHAKDSLNPNWKFAYDQIIRHVEENIMGVFFIDGHGATRKMFLYRALLANTCACGLISLTTTMSGVATNNIPGGRTTHSRFKIPPNLDNNSMCKINKQSGAAHLLREAKVIIWDEASIAKRQEVEAVDRTIQDITGEKLLFGGKIRIMGGEFRQVLSVVKHGTRAQIEDSSLRMSPLWPSI